CACGGTCATGCATCAGCTTTAATGTATGACCTTCATCAATTCCTAAAACTTCACACATGCCGTACATTTCATTGATAATATCTGAAGCCCAGCTTTTAAGAGTAACCTCTTCACCATCCTTTAAAAGTCTCATTGAATCAGTGTAAGCCCTTTCAGCTGTTGCTTCCTCATTGATTTTGGCTTCTTTTTGCCAGTCGACATAATCAGACTCACGCTTTACCATCATATATATTAAAAATAAATGAAGAAAATTCATGTCATGCCTTACAAGACCACACTGGTAAAACGGATTGATATCCAATGTTCTAACTTCAATATACTGAATTCCATCTTCTTTAAGGGAATTTAACAAATCTTTAGGATTTTTAGGTTTTAATCTTATTTGAGTATAAAGCTCCTTAGCCTCAGATAAATCCCCATTTTCTATAAATTTTTCAATATCAGAGGTAAATTCATCCAAAGAAGCGTATGAAGGATATAAATCTTTGAGATTCTTATAACCGCAGGAGGAATTTCTAAATGAAGGTCCTTTTGTTGAATAAAAGCTTCCAAAATCATCTTTTGCATCCATCAGATGTATGCATTCATTTGAAAACGTATTGTGAGAACCTATTGAACAGCCAGTCAGATAAATTATCAGCCAGGAATATCTCAAGTAGTTTCGGGCTATTTTTAGATAAACTTCATTTTTAAACTCCTGAAGAGACATATCAAGGTTTAAAACTTCCTTAAATTTGTTTAAAAAGTCATCACTAAATGAAAAGTTAAAATGAACACCTGAAATCATCTGTTTTTTAACACCGTACTTTTTAGCCAGCCCTTCCCGGTATTTCTGTGAAGATTCACCTTCACCAGAGTATTGTGCTATTGGTATTCTGTCCCAATAAGGTAAAATACAAGGAATTGACTGAAACCAGAGACATTCATCCTCCTCAAGAGCATAGTTAACCACATCAGCCAGCAAAACGAATGTATCAAAAGCCTCATCAAGCGAATCGACAGCAGGAGTTATTATTTCAATTTGACTTTCGGAAAAATCAGTTGTAATCAAAGGATTTTTGAATTTATCTCCAAATACCTTCGGATGAGGAGTCAAAGAAAGATTTCCATCCGCTTTTGCTCTTAAACTTTCCCATTCAATTCCAAAATGTCCTGCCATGATATCCTTTGTTGAACACCTTGATAAATCAACCAAATCCATCAGCACGAAAAATCCCCCATATTTTACTGAAATTTATCTAAAAAGACATAGCGTTTTTGTCGTATTCTTCCATCAATTTGTCATATAATTCCTTATCCAGTGATTTGATAGCTTCGCGAATAATTTCTTCATGTTTTTCTGTAAAAATAAATTCATTTCCATGGTTTTTGCTTTTTAAAATTATTTTACCATCTTTAAGCCCATAAATCTTATTTATATCAACAGTTTTCCAGTTTTTATCGTCATTTAAAGGACATGATGTTAAAATCAACCCATTATCTGTCCTTAAAGAGTGAAGAGAATCCTTCAGATTTGTGTGGACATAAGTCAGCTCGCCATCACAGATCATAATATTAATCTTATTTTCACGAGATAAGTCAGAGATAATATCCGTTATTAAGTTAAATCTCTCTTCGGTTGTGAGCAATGCGTTTTTACTCTTTTCAAACTCATTTACCTTATCGATGATAAAAAGAAGTATTCTTTCAGAGTCAGTGCTTCCTTTTTGAATTTCCTGATATTTTTCAAGCCCAGGATAGTTGAATACGGTACCGTTGTGCATAAGCATCCAGCAGCGCCCAGTATTATCTTTTTTAACGAAAGGATGGCAGTTTGAAGGAGTCAGTTTTCCTATTGTGGCCAGTCTGATATGTGCAAATACCATTTTTCCAATAATCGGTTTGGAGAGTATTTTTTTCAGTTTTTCACTCTCTG
Above is a window of uncultured Methanobrevibacter sp. DNA encoding:
- a CDS encoding class II glutamine amidotransferase, which encodes MCEIFCFNSKAPKEINKALNQFYNHSDKHPHGWGLANIKSDRYIIDKEPVKASESEKLKKILSKPIIGKMVFAHIRLATIGKLTPSNCHPFVKKDNTGRCWMLMHNGTVFNYPGLEKYQEIQKGSTDSERILLFIIDKVNEFEKSKNALLTTEERFNLITDIISDLSRENKINIMICDGELTYVHTNLKDSLHSLRTDNGLILTSCPLNDDKNWKTVDINKIYGLKDGKIILKSKNHGNEFIFTEKHEEIIREAIKSLDKELYDKLMEEYDKNAMSF
- a CDS encoding glutamate--cysteine ligase; protein product: MDLVDLSRCSTKDIMAGHFGIEWESLRAKADGNLSLTPHPKVFGDKFKNPLITTDFSESQIEIITPAVDSLDEAFDTFVLLADVVNYALEEDECLWFQSIPCILPYWDRIPIAQYSGEGESSQKYREGLAKKYGVKKQMISGVHFNFSFSDDFLNKFKEVLNLDMSLQEFKNEVYLKIARNYLRYSWLIIYLTGCSIGSHNTFSNECIHLMDAKDDFGSFYSTKGPSFRNSSCGYKNLKDLYPSYASLDEFTSDIEKFIENGDLSEAKELYTQIRLKPKNPKDLLNSLKEDGIQYIEVRTLDINPFYQCGLVRHDMNFLHLFLIYMMVKRESDYVDWQKEAKINEEATAERAYTDSMRLLKDGEEVTLKSWASDIINEMYGMCEVLGIDEGHTLKLMHDRVSNPDLTYGKRMLKLIERDGYINTHMTLSKNNKINSINRMENMDSDELESLQEYIEIALSGLMCM